Proteins from one Chaetodon auriga isolate fChaAug3 chromosome 19, fChaAug3.hap1, whole genome shotgun sequence genomic window:
- the pitpnm2 gene encoding membrane-associated phosphatidylinositol transfer protein 2 isoform X2, with the protein MLIKEYRIPMPMSVEEYRIAQLYMIQKKSREESCGEGSGVEILENKPYEDGPGGSGQYTHKVYHIGKHIPSWFCAILPQAALRVEEESWNAYPYTRTRYTCPFVEKFSIDIETYYKPDTGNQVDVFNMSPAEKRQRTVDPIDIVKDYIPPHEYLAEEDPKLYQSVKTKRGPLSDDWIEEINQNPGQSAVMCAYKLCKVEFRYWGMQSKIERFIHDVGLRKVMVRAHRQAWCWQDEWYGLTIEDIRQLELETQLALAKKMAQYSLNEEGGAETNGSSVSQDQEQGAEPVGSAAEAEGGGGGGGGGKLGDSLETRGELTKQWSTSSRSSNRSSKRGGSPSHQSISEWRMQSIARDSEDSTDDEFFDAHEDFSDNEEMFAKEISKWSSNDLMDKIETIEVDEGQETLYQESGGEYAVMSNEERQMEDCSSQQCLQPSKIHVLVLVLHGGNILDTGSGEQNSKQGDGNTLSGAFETVMRVHYPAALGRIAIRMVPCPAVCVDAFSLVSNLSPYSYDEGCLSSSQDHIPLAALPLLATSAPQYQDAVATVILRANQVYSDFIKSLEGASFNGQVCVIGDCVGGILGFDALCSSSVTVSESQNSSRRGSAISVQDTDLLSPGIVINSVSPSSPSLEGSRHLSRSNIDIPRCSGPDDPKRQLPRKRSDSSTYELDTIKHHQAFLSSLHSSVLHGEPGSRRSSNSTMLEGGSLGKFDFEVTDFFLFGSPLGLVLALRKTVVPSLDVSALRPACQQVYNLFHPADPSASRLEPLLDKRFHLLPPFSVPRYQRFPLGDGHSALLLDTVQSNPQLLMESGGAASHRCQENTVSETSIPVPVLNWQTSQLHTDTDSLHSHIFVDGQCPSSTSPGVPHLRFNRRASEASLASQVSGLADSYTASNIATTHEPRVSQAKRPSLLSQLALPYTRFASRSPSSRRHLKTRQVFPKPNGVESEQSSDVSSDVTSDVTSDLTDVTSDITDISSVPPSPRVLKNVEQVASRWWGSKRMDYALYCPDALTAFPTVALPHLFHASYWESTDVVSFLLRQVMRHENSSILELDGKEVSEFTPSKPREKWLRKRTHVKIRNVTANHRLNDVVFTEDGVQTVTGRFMYGPLDMVTLTGEKIDIHIMTQPPSGEWVYFDTELTNSSGRVSYVLPEGKRLGIGVYPVKMVVRGDHTFADSYLSIVPRGTEFVVFSIDGSFAASVSIMGSDPKVRAGAVDVVRYWQDLGYLIVYVTGRPDMQKQRVVAWLSQHNFPHGIVSFCDGLVHDPLRHKANFLKSLINEAHMRIFAAYGSTKDISVYSSVSLPPSHIYIVGRPTKKMQHQCQFIPDGYASHLSQLEYNQRSRPAKSTSTRMVLRKGSFGLGGAGGDFLRKRNHIFRTISSKKPGGAGSASPNQPGRTERTLSQCEMERERGVGPATQRSMSIAAGCWGRSGSTKEGSGGLLGPK; encoded by the exons ACCCCATAGACATCGTAAAGGACTACATCCCTCCTCACGAGTACCTGGCGGAAGAAGACCCGAAGCTCTACCAATCAGTCAAGACCAAACGGGGTCCGCTGTCGGACGACTGGATCGAGGAGATCAACCAGAATCCCGGCCAAAGCGCCGTCATGTGTGCCTACAAGCTCTGCAAAGTGGAGTTCAGATACTGGGGCATGCAGTCCAAGATCGAGCGCTTCATCCACGACGTGG GCCTTCGTAAGGTGATGGTCCGAGCCCACCGGCAGGCGTGGTGCTGGCAGGACGAGTGGTACGGCCTGACCATCGAGGACATCAggcagctggagctggagaccCAGCTGGCTTTAGCTAAGAAGATGGCCCAGTACAGCCTCAACGAAGAGGGGGGAGCGGAGACCAACGGCTCCTCCGTCAGCCAGGACCAGGAGCAGGGAGCTGAGCCCGTGGGATcggctgcagaggcagagggaggaggaggaggaggaggaggaggaaagctgGGAGATTCACTGGAGACACGAGGGGAGCTCACCAAGCAGTGGTCAACATCCTCTCGGTCCTCCAACAGGTCCTCGAAGAGGGGCG GGAGTCCGTCTCACCAGAGCATTTCAGAGTGGAGGATGCAGAGCATCGCCCGAGACTCAGAGGACAGTACGGACGATGAGTTCTTCGATGCTCATG AGGACTTTTCTGACAACGAGGAGATGTTTGCCAAAGAGATCAGTAAGTGGAGCTCCAATGACCTGATGGACAAGATCGAAACGATCGAGGTGGACGAAGGACAAG AAACGTTGTATCAGGAGTCGGGCGGCGAGTACGCTGTGATGAGTAATGAGGAGAGGCAGATGGAG GACTGTTCGTCTCAGCAGTGTCTCCAGCCGTCCAAAATTCACGTCCTCGTTCTGGTCCTGCATGGAGGCAACATTCTGGACACTGGCTCTG GTGAACAGAACAGCAAGCAGGGAGATGGAAACACGCTGAGTGGGGCGTTTGAGACCGTGATGAGGGTCCATTACCCTGCAGCGCTGGGCCGCATCGCCATCCGGATGGTCCCCTGTCCCGCTGTGTGTGTCGACGCCTTCTCATTAGTCTCCAA CCTGAGCCCCTACAGCTATGACGAGGGCTGCCTGTCCAGCAGTCAGGACCACATCCCGCTGGCTGCTCTGCCCCTGTTGGCCACCTCTGCACCGCAGTACCAAGACGCCGTGGCGACAGTCATCTTACGAGCCAATCAGGTGTACAGTGACTTCATCAAGTCTTTAGAAGGGGCGTCTTTTAACGGCCAG gtgtgtgttatCGGGGACTGTGTTGGGGGCATCCTGGGGTTTGAtgctctgtgcagcagctcagtgacgGTGTCAGAAAGCCAGAACAGCAGCAGACGGGGCAGCGCCATCAGTGTACAG GACACAGACCTTCTCTCTCCAGGCATTGTCATAAACAGCGTCTCTCCGTCCTCGCCGTCCCTCGAGGGAAGCCGCCATCTCAGCCGCAGCAACATTGACATCCCTCGCTGCTCGGGCCCCGACGACCCCAAGAGACAACTTCCACGCAAGCGCAGCGACTCGTCCACGTACGAGCTGGACACCATCAAACATCACCAAGCCTTCCTGTCCAG TCTTCACTCCAGCGTCCTCCATGGGGAGCCCGGGTCAAGGCGCTCCAGCAACAGCACCATGCTGGAAGGAGGCTCGCTGGGAAAGTTCGACTTCGAGGTGACTGACTTCTTCCTGTTCGGCTCTCCTCTGGGGCTGGTGCTCGCGCTGAGGAAGACTGTGGTGCCCTCGTTAGATG TGTCCGCTCTGCGTCCTGCCTGTCAGCAGGTCTATAACCTGTTTCATCCAGCCGATCCCTCGGCGTCCCGTCTCGAGCCTCTCCTGGACAAGCGGTTCCACCTGCTGCCTCCCTTCAGCGTCCCTCGTTACCAGCGCTTTCCTCTGGGTGATGGACACTCGGCTCTGCTGC TGGACACCGTGCAGAGTAACCCTCAGCTCCTGATGGAGTCTGGTGGTGCAGCGTCCCACCGCTGCCAGGAAAACACCGTCAGCGAGACCTCCATCCCCGTCCCCGTCCTCAACTGGCAGACCTCGCAGCTCCACACAGACA CCGATTCTCTTCACTCGCACATCTTTGTGGACGGACAGTGCCCATCCTCCACCTCACCGGGGGTCCCTCACCTTCGTTTCAACCGCCGGGCCAGCGAGGCCAGCCTGGCCAGCCAGGTGTCGGGCTTGGCCGACTCCTACACCGCCTCCAACATCGCCACCA CACACGAGCCTCGGGTCAGCCAGGCTAAGCGGCCCAGCCTGCTGTCCCAGCTGGCTCTTCCGTACACTAGGTTTGCCTCCCGGAGCCCGTCCTCGCGGCGCCATCTGAAAACCCGTCAGGTGTTCCCGAAACCCAACGGCGTGGAGTCTGAGCAGAGCTCGGACGTTAGCTCTGACGTGACCTCTgacgtgacctctgacctcaccgATGTCACGTCTGACATCACAGACATCAGCTCAGTGCCCCCATCGCCCAGGGTGCTGAAGAACGTAGAGCAAG TTGCTTCTCGGTGGTGGGGCAGTAAGAGGATGGACTACGCCCTGTACTGTCCCGACGCCCTCACAGCGTTTCCCACCGTGGCTCTGCCTCATCTCTTCCATGCGTCCTACTGGGAGTCCACAGACGTCGTCTCTTTCTTGCTCAGACAG GTGATGAGACATGAGAACTCCAGTATTTTGGAGCTGGACGGTAAAGAAGTGTCTGAATTCACTCCGTCCAAACCTCGAGAGAAGTGGCTCCGCAAGAGGACTCATGTTAAAATCAGG aACGTGACGGCTAACCACCGTTTGAACGACGTGGTGTTCACGGAGGACGGAGTCCAGACGGTGACGGGACGCTTCATGTACGGCCCTCTGGACATGGTCACCCTGACTGGAGAGAAG ATTGACATCCACATCATGACCCAGCCCCCCTCTGGGGAGTGGGTGTACTTCGACACAGAGCTCACCAACAGCAGTGGACGCGTCTCTTACGTACTCCCTGAGGGCAAACGGCTCGGCATCGGGGTGTATCCTGTCAAAATGGTGGTCAG gGGCGACCACACGTTCGCAGACAGCTATCTCTCCATCGTACCTCGAGGAACTGAGTTCGTAGTGTTCAGTATTGATGGGTCGTTCGCCGCCAGCGTGTCTATAATGGGCAGCGACCCAAAGGTTCGGGCCGGGGCGGTGGATGTGGTGAG ATACTGGCAGGATTTGGGCTACCTGATCGTGTACGTCACGGGTCGTCCTGACATGCAGAAGCAGCGTGTGGTGGCCTGGCTCTCTCAGCACAACTTTCCTCACGGCATCGTCTCCTTCTGCGACGGGCTGGTTCACGACCCGCTCCGACACAAGGCCAACTTCCTCAAATCCCTCATCAACGAG GCCCACATGAGGATCTTTGCAGCCTACGGCTCCACCAAGGACATCTCCGTGTACTCGTCTGTCAGCCTGCCGCCATCCCACATCTACATAGTGGGAAGACCCACGAAGAAGATGCAGCACCAGTGTCAG TTCATCCCGGACGGCTACGCTTCCCACCTGTCGCAGCTGGAGTACAACCAGAGGTCTCGTCCCGCCAAGTCCACCAGCACCCGCATGGTCCTCCGCAAGGGCAGCTTCGGCCTGGGTGGCGCCGGAGGAGACTTCCTCCGCAAACGCAATCACATCTTTCGCACCATCTCCTCTAAGAAGCCTGGAGGGGCGGGGTCGGCCTCTCCCAACCAGCCGGGGCGGACTGAGCGAACGCTGAGCCAGTGCGAGATGGAGCGGGAGCGAGGGGTCGGGCCGGCGACCCAGAGGAGCATGAGCATAGCTGCGGGGTGCTGGGGCCGCAGCGGGAGCACCAAGGAGGGCAGCGGAGGGCTACTCGGCCCTAAATAA